Genomic DNA from Penaeus chinensis breed Huanghai No. 1 chromosome 21, ASM1920278v2, whole genome shotgun sequence:
CCTCGAGCGATGGGTCAGCAACGTGTTCAGCACCGTGCTCACCATAGGGCACTGCCCCACCTGGCTCCCCGGCCTCCAGACAAGCTTCCAAGGGCAGGGCGCCGTCCATATTCATCTCCTCGGGGCTGACCTGCCGGAGGTCAATGCCGTGGAGTCCGGGCTCATTCAggtattattttaaaatatttatttatctgtctgtctctgtctgtctgtctgtctgtctgtctgtctgtttgtctgtctatctgtctgtctgtctgtctgtctgtctgtctgtctgtctgtctgtatgtctgtatgtctgcctgtctgtctgtctgtctgtctgtctgtctgtctgtctgtctgtctgtctgcctgtctgtctatctgtctatctgtctgtctgtctgtctgtctgtatgtctatgtctgtctgtctctgtctgtctgtctgtctgcctgtctgcctgtctgcctgtctgcctgtctgcctgtctgtctgtctgtctatctatgtctgtctgtctgtctatgtctgtctgtctatgtctgtctgtctatgtctgtctgtctgtctgtctatctgtctgtctgtatgtctgtctgtctgtcggtctgtctatgtctgtctgtctgtctgtatgtctgtctgtctgtctgtccgtctgtccgtctgtctgtctatgtctgtctgtctgtctgtctgtctgtctgcctgtctctctctctatatatatatatataaatatatatatatctatctatctatctctctctccatctctgtccttTCTTGTAGTAGGATAAAATTGGTCTTTTTGATATGTAAGgattgtatataattatgtgacTGTATGTAATTATGAGGTACTGCACAAGTGTGTAAAACCTCAATATCCCATACAATAAATGAGTTATACGCATTCACTATGTGTCCTGTCATACACCGTTACATTTGGCGAATCGCACCTCTCATAGGTGCAAGATACGCATTTCTGTGTTACAGTGTGTTATAATTATCCCAGGACTTTTATGATACGTGGAGTCAATGAAATATCCGTTGCCTTTTCTATATACTTAGCAGATAGTTATTACCTCAATGAACGCACGATATGGATTAATATGTCGTACATTCGAATATTATGTAGTTCCGTTGTTGTACACTGTTGAAGCGGAGACACCATTCACACTTGCGGCTGGTAACAGGGAGACCCCAGGCACGCCGGTGCCTCATGCCCCTAAGGGATTGTGACCTGGCATGCCCGGTCAGCCCACTCCGTTCATCTCATGCTGGACACGTGAACCACACTCAATCATATACAAGCATATTTCACACAATGGGAACGTCCAGTCTCGCTACTTCATCCTTGTCTgtaattgtatttgtatgtgtgtgatgttctatgtttgtgtttgttgtactTACGACAATTAGCACGACCCGGAAAAAATtccagggggaaaaaaatcaagaggcacttctctcttcttctcatcctccttctcctacctctcgcctcctctctcccatttccctccccgctctgccatcccctcccatttcccttctcttcctccttaaactcctccacctccttcgcttccttgtcccttccctcactccctctctctttcctctcgagccctctttcccttttcctttcccctccttttccctttatccatctccctttcctcttgaaatttccctctgtttccccttcctcgttcttacccatctcccttttctatttaagccctttcccttccctccctctttcatctgtaagtccccttcccctccctttctccttcccctcagtTATCACCCCTTTTCACGTAATAAACGACTTCAACTCCGCAGTCATATGGAATACGATTCCAGGCGTAATACGCAACATGCGGATGGACGGACGAAACAAACAGAATTTTAATATAGGTACTCCTATTTCGATTTGAATTGTATGAGACATTCCTTGTTAATATATCGAGACGTATGCTTGGATTAACAATAAAATGTGATTTTCCAGTTTTCATGACGTGTACTGGGACAAGATACTAGGATAAGATGAGATCTTTGaaaatcctttttatcattagctAATGGTGTTTGAAttactagtacacacacacgcacacacacacacacacacacacatatatatatatatatatatatatatatatatatatatatatatatgtgtgtgtgtgtgtgtgtgtgtgtgtgtgtgtgtgtgtgtgtgtgtgtgtgtgtgtgtgtgtgtgtatttataattagcTAGTATTTGAATTACTAGGACTAGACATAAATAATTCTTCCCATAATTTGCTAATGGAGTTTAGATTATGTATACATCTTTCCCCCCAGCTTTCCAAATAATCTTTCAACAGAACAtgataatcacccccccccccccccctcctctcaggtATCGAGTCGCGTGCTCGGCCAGCCACTCGTCGTCACCCTGGTCGCGCCCGACCTGGCCCACCACCCGCAGACGTTTTCCTGGACCCCTCGAAGCCCCAACCAGGTAAATGGCCACGAGGACTTGAGTGGCCGTGTCCCAAAGAAGATGTACTTGCCTGCGCACTCTCCTTAGTGATTGCAAGGGTTTTGATGCATTGCACAGTCGTTTATTTTGTTATAGAAAAGGTGTTACTCATAAAACCCAGTCTGTTCAGAAATCAAGATCCTTCATCATTGCATATCTTTGGAAAACTAGGAATGGACTTGGCCGCTCAAAGGACAAAGGTTTCAGTATGGGCCATGTCCACGCGACGCATATTTAAAAggattagtttgattccatttattacaatggatattcttgctgtgacatagtgtctgtttcattatgcttctaagttatcccctgtgtgcaaggaatggccggggttaccatccactggcggcgagggattcgaacgcaggtcagcaagattgctagatatgatcgctaccgctgcaccacacagcatagGCGCTTGTAAAGCcactgtttttatattatatgtccCACATAGGTAGACTGACAGTTTTTTTGACAGGCAGCcaggcaagcacgcacgcacgcacgcacgcacgcacacacgcacacgcgcacacgcacacgcacacgtacacgcacacgcacacacacacacacacacactaacccataCCTATACACTAAATGTTCTTATTGACATTATCACTTCGCAGCTCATAGCCTTAATTATATCTCTGATAAGATAATGTGTAATATGTGATAATCAAActcaataacaattaataataaaactggAATAATAAATAGTTGTGtaaataatgaacaaaatgataatcatattttgaATAACACTAAATTaccatcgataacaataataaacggcAGTTAACAGTAAATTATGAATAAGAAATAGATATCCACAGGGCAATAATAAGACATAATCacattatagataatgataatgataatgatagtaataagtagaatgatgatgatgatgatgatgatgatgatgatgatgatgatgatgatgatgatggtgatgatgatgatgatggtgattatgatgataatgatgatgatgatgatgatgatgatgatgatgatgatgatgatgatgatgatgatgatggtgattatgatgataatgatgataatgatgatgatgataatgataagagtaacaacaatgcaataacaagaaagataaggaagataataataataataataatgataataataataataacagtaatgacaataatagcaatatttccACCATcttctaaaaataatgatggtgacgaagatgatgatcatgataatgataatagcaatagcaaaaacgacaataacgataataattattataatctaccTTTGTCTTCAGGTTACACCAGGCGTGCGTGCTGTGGCGTACCCTGGTCTGTACCACGATTTCTGGAGAGACCACATCGCCACTTCGGATGCCCAAGACCAGGTGAGTTtgctgtgaggagagagagaatatggggagagagagtcCCTTACATTCATTTTGGTATATAATTAGAGCttaatattcatatttcttataCATTTAAATGGCCCGTGTAGACTTGGCCGGATGTTGGAAAACTAAATGGTCCGTGAAAGTGAGTATGTTTTTAATTACATATTTAAAGCTTGGTTATgtaatatgtgcaatatatataaagatggcgCCACTCTAAAGGCAtctgataataaaaaatggacATTGTGATGAAATGCAGTACGTGAAATTTTCACATAACTGTTCAATAGTGAAATGGAGCAAATGTTTTTAGATTATTGAATAACGTTTAATTTATAACCCAAATGACATTTCGCTTGAAAGAAAAGATGGGTTTCTTATGAAACAAAGTGAATATATGTAAGCATACTAATCGCCATAATAGTGCGGCcactaaaatataaaaataaaaataaaacaagttcATGAAGTATCTAAAGTGCCTACACTCGAAGAGAGACTCATGCTGTATAATATCATGAAGGAAACGCCATTTTATCACCTTTTTGCAATAATCATTCCTCTATCATCATATCATAGGTTCCTCGTCCCCACGTCGCCCTCGCCATCCACCCTGGCGTCCACACAGATGAAATGCTGGAGCTCTGGAAACCGACGCTCCAGCTACTAGCATATGAACGCGTGCCCGTCGTTATGACCACGTACAATAAGGCCGAATTCCAAGAAACTTTAGAGGTTTGTCCAGTCCTTCGGTGTCTTTGATGCCATACGTAGAAATGTTTGATAATTCAGTGGTATTCTACTGTTGGCTGTTTCTTTTGATGTTTGTTTATGGCCTCAGTGTACTTGTACAGCTAACGAATCCCATTTCCCCGTCACGTATgtgatggggaaaagagagagagagagagagagagagagagagagagagagagagagagagagagagagagagagagagagagagagagagagagaaagagagagaaagagagagagagagagagagagagagagagagagagagagagagagagagagagagagagatagatagatagatagatagatagagagagagagagagagagagagagagagagagagagagagagagaaagagagagagagagagagagagagagagagagagagagagagagagagatagatagatagatagatagatagatagatatagagagagagagagagagagagagagagagagagagagagagagagagagctgcagaACGATTCTTGCTTACTTAGTGGATAAGCAAGATTATAACCAGACTCTAAACCACAGTCTCCTCACAGCACCCTGCCGTCTTCCCATCCACAGAAACTGCAGCCACTGAGGTTCAACTTCGTCCACGAGGACCTGAATCCCCTTCGATCTCTCCTGGCCAAGCAAACTCCTTATGAACCCGACCACGTCTGGGCTTCCAATTCTTACGTCATCGCGATTGATAACTCTGACTCCTCGATTTCCAACGGCTCATTTCAGTGAAATTTGCAATCAAGTGGGTTGTACAATAAGAGGTTGTTAACTAAGGTATCCAGCTATTGATCATGCATGTTGATGGAAAATGTTActtttgccttattttttttgtttttttttactggaaaCTGTTCTTATACAAAATAACTCAAAACTATGCAACTCAATGACACAAAATGCTCAATAAACACTAGTACTAAGATTTTTATATGTTTTGAAAACCTGTATGGccaaataaggatagtaataataaaaatagcaacaaacaataaacacgataggaacaacaaaatcaactgcgataacatcaaaataataataatcaatggaCCTTGGCTTAAAAGCTTAATACTGAAGTGGCCTTGGAAGTTTAACTACCCTACTTCGACTTCAAAACACTATCCTTGCTCTCCTACGCGTTGGTGTTAGAAGACTAATTGAACCACTTATTTTAcactgtcactttttttttttttttatatatatatcatacaattaCAATCTACATCTATGAGATCACTTTTAATTATGTTTATGTTCCCTTTGTAAAAGAAAGCAGGCTACATTTGAAAGCAAATTATAAAgtaacgagaaagaggaggaatttttggaatgataaaaacaaatttctATCGAAGAAGTGTAAGATTAACCATACCTTCTACCCAAGAATAGATTGAACAGAGATAAATTGTATAGCTTTCAACCATCTTATTGGATGATGTATCATCATAGTCACAGTAAATGTTAGATTTGCACTTGCTGAGGCTCTAAGCTATGGAAAGACTGGAGGCGAGCATTATAACGTTACACCATAATGCTCACAACTTCGTGTATAAGAACAAGACATTAAGTCTCTATGAAAATGGAAGCACATAcactaaaaaagtaaataaaacctaGAGGTATAGTATGGAAATACACATAGTACTAAGTGCTGATGTGGTTGCTGTAAGTTTATTCCTTATTCTCTGTGAAAATGATATTTCTTCATTAGTATTGTAACTATTGCAGAATTGGTTTGATGTAAGATATCTTTCTGCGTTGCTCTGCGAAGACGATCTAAATTCGTGGTATTTTACTGTCACGCCCCCTAAAGGAAAGTGAATATAATTTGAGAAATTAATACTTATCCCCTAGAGCATGCTCCCCTAGGAATCACTAGCTGCCTTATAGATTGAGGGGGAGCGTCTGAAAAGTTTATATCTCCAGATAACGCCTATAGAACATCGGGGTTCTTGAGTACATCATACACATACTTTACAACATACATGTACGGCCAACACTGGAATACTGCACGGCTGCTTGGgacccacacaccaaacacatcACTGAGAAGCAGGTTAACACTAGGGTAGCCAGGTtcatcacacacacttacatgcgtgCACCTGGAATTACAAGTCATATAAAGAACATGGACGTACTCGAGTCACAAACTTATAATCGTGAACAAGGTCACAAACAACCATATTGGCATTAGCAAACAAGAATACTTGTAAACACCACATACACGTAGCACACGAAATTTCTTACATACCACACGAATACCGACTATTATTACCAGCAGTCATTCTTCCCACGTACTATACGCGACTGCAACAGACTGCCACATtgcataatagaaaaagaaacgcTCAAAACCTACACAGACAGATTAAAAAACATCTAAGAAAAGCCATCACCTGCTCAAACACCCCTAAGTGACCGGCTCGTCGTGAATTAAGATTGTGTTCGAGAAATAATTTTGCAATATATAATAAAGGTTAGGAAATAGAGTGGTGATCAGAAGATGGGCTTTCATTTTGGGCCTAAAGAAGACATGCATATACCTAGATTAAGAATATATTACAGAAGATGGAAACAATTAAGTTACCCATCTAGTTCCGTTTTCTCTTACTAACTTACAAAGCTAACTGGACGATCTATGTGAAAATAtcactatttttcctttttttgtgtgtgtgtgtctgcaatagAGAATAGTACAAATGAAAGGCTATCTAGATATTTAGTGACAATATTGTGAACTAGAAAGCAGCTTATTTCTTGAATGAAAATAAACTATACCTACAACAACTATAGAATAGTCACCCCTATTAATGCCCTGCCTGAGCTCAAGCAAAACGTGTTTCTTATAGTTTATCAAAAAAATACATTCTCCTTCTGTGATCGGATACCAACTGCACTCGCTTGCGTCATGTACACAATTGAGTATCTACTACACCACGTGCAATTCAAAAGGTCGTTTCGTTTCATTTCGATTTGAATGACGAACCAGTCTGCAACAGTAAAATACGAATTCCTTCAAtgcattttctatatttatcacacacacacacaaacacacacacacacacacacacacacacacacacacacacacacacacacacacacacacacacacacatatatatatatatatacacacatatatatgtatatacacacatatatacatacatatatatatatatatatatatatatatataaaatatatatatacatatatacatatatatatgtatatatatatatatatatatatatatatatatatatatatatatatatagagagagagagagagagagagagagagagataatatacatCGTTGGTTCATATTTGTGGTTGCTTGAAAGGACCATTTATAAAGATACTGCAGATGTTTCAAGATGTAACTCAATGGCTGCGTCGGCCATAGTATGACCTCAGAGAGCTCCGCCTACTGAGGTCATATCAAGGTCGCATCTGACGCCTTGTTATTGTGTCGCCATGTGGTCATTAACGCGTCCATTATAAAGCCACCAGACACTGGCTAAGTGTATGAGGTCGGGTTAGGTAAGGTCAGTGTTTACATCATAAAAATCCGATCATTTTGCATTTCATAGCATAGTGCATAGCCACGTGCATGTTCTAGATGCATATGTGACTTGTTTCCATGTTAAGATGGGTCAGGCCTaaaatttatctttttaatattgcaaaataacaaaaatgatatggATAGCAACTTCGCCGCCTGCCCGACGCCTTTTCCTCTGACGTCATCAGATGCCAGCCGTTACTCTTGAATGCTTTGTAATGGCCGGCGCTCACGTGACCTGAGGGTCTGTTGGGTCACTTCAAATTACGTGGCCGATGGTGACCTTGTGATGGGTATCCTAGATCTGCGGATTCTTTGATTTCTATCTTTGCTAAATTATATTGTCGTATCaactagtaaataaataaaatgacgtCTCAAAAGAAATCATAACCTAAAATAAGATCCAAGAAAGCTCTGCGGTAAATTAGCTTAAATCAATTAAGCGGATTGGTAGTCATAATTGTAGTCATCCAACTGCACAATTTATTGGATTAATCCTACCTGTCTGAAATCATAAAAAATCGGTTTTGCTTCTCTTATGCACTTAtttatagtgatatatatgtatgtatctatctatatatatgggtatgtgtgtgtgtgtgtgtatgaatatatatgtatatatatatatgaatacatatatatatatatatacatatatatgtatatatgcatatatatatatatatatatatatatatatatatatatacatacaaacacacacacacacacacacacacacacacacacacacacacacatatatatatatatatatatatatatatatatatatatatgtatatatatgtatatatataaacatatttatatatatatatatatgtatacacacacacatacacacaaacacacacacacacacatatatatatatatatatatatatatatatatacacacacatacatacatacctacatacatacacacatttatatatatacatatatatatatatatatatatatacacacacacacacatatatatatatatatatacatacatatatacctacatacatacacacatttatatatatatatatatatatatatatatatatatatacacacacatacatacacacatttatatatatatatatatatatatatatatatatatatacacacatacatacacacatttatatatatatatatatatatatatatatatataaatgtatatataaatgtgtgtatgtgtgtatgtatatatatatatatatatatatatatatacacatacatacacacatttatatatatatataaatatatatatatatataaatgtgtgtatgtatgtatatatatatatatatctatatatatatatacatatatacatatataaatgtgtgtatgtatgtaggtatgtatgtatgtatacatatgtgtgtgtatatatatatatatatatatatatatatatatatatatatatatatgtgtgtgtgtgtgtgtgtgtgtgtgtgtgtgtgtgtgtgtttgtgtgtgtgtgtgtgtaagtgtgtaagtgtgtaagtttgtatgtatatatatatatatatatatatatatatatatatatatatatgtgtgtgtgtgtgtgtgtgtgtgtgtgtgtgtgtgtgtgtgtgtgtgtgtgtgtgtgtgtgtgtgtgtgtgtgtgtgtgtgtgtgtgtgtgtgtttgtatgtatatatatatatatatatatatagacactcactcacacacacacacacacacacacacatacacacacacacgcacacacacactcacacacacacacacacacacacacacacacacacactcacacacacacacacatatttatatatatatatatatatatatatatatatatatatacacatacacacacacacatatgtgtttatatatatacatacatatgtgtttgtatatttacatgttcaCATTAGCTACTAATTATCAATTATGTTAATGTATCAGTGGTTACAAATCAAGACACATTTGGAATTATCAAAGGGAAACAgacataataagaaatgaaatcacgattttattttatttcttattgtgactTTCAATGTGTGCATACAGTACTGTGTTTATACCTGTGTTCATATAAAATTATGCTTTTTCGAAGTCCAAATGTATCTAACAAACAAAATCTCTTTTAATGATACCAAACAAGCCATattaaaaatgacaaagaaactaCCCGCCGGATAAATGCCCAGATTGTAGACTAGATAATTATTCATAATCGTTTTTAAGTGAACTATTAATGAAAGTACCTGGCCTCCTATTCTAATGACCTTTGACA
This window encodes:
- the LOC125036618 gene encoding putative protein MSS51 homolog, mitochondrial; protein product: MTFELKEYPPRTFSEKYQKYLAPHGILQPPPLVLKNKKLGSNAEDTLKKAFKITVKKLAKMRSTCANCNSEVKGTLVCPGCKAAKYCSEKCRYERKLSHAMVCEALRLELIDQIVECLPTPVLLGRGILRGRGGLVEDWKDWFTRHTCLEDNIKAGTDVVSQWWAYTGVPHPGEKSIHASLERWVSNVFSTVLTIGHCPTWLPGLQTSFQGQGAVHIHLLGADLPEVNAVESGLIQVSSRVLGQPLVVTLVAPDLAHHPQTFSWTPRSPNQVTPGVRAVAYPGLYHDFWRDHIATSDAQDQVPRPHVALAIHPGVHTDEMLELWKPTLQLLAYERVPVVMTTYNKAEFQETLEKLQPLRFNFVHEDLNPLRSLLAKQTPYEPDHVWASNSYVIAIDNSDSSISNGSFQ